From the Leptotrichia sp. oral taxon 221 genome, one window contains:
- the argF gene encoding ornithine carbamoyltransferase, whose translation MLKGKSFLKLLDFTTEELQYLLDLAKKLKIDKKNGTEKKTMVGKNIALIFEKTSTRTRCAFEVGAYDQGANVTYIGPSASQIGDKESMEDTAKVLGRFYDGIEYRGYGQELVETLAEHSGVPVWNGLTTEFHPTQILADFLTITEKKGKLKGIKFAFLGDGKNNMANSLMIGAAKFGMDFRIVCPKEYFPEEKLVEKAKKIAEKTGGKILLTEDKIEGVKDADVVYTDVWVSMGEPKEIWKERIDKLLPYQVNADLVKHCSNDYLFMHCLPAFHDLNTKVAKNIEKEYGLKEMEVTDEVFRSKNSVVFDEAENRMHTIKAVMVATLGEGEYPL comes from the coding sequence ATGTTAAAAGGAAAATCATTTTTAAAATTATTAGATTTTACGACGGAGGAATTGCAGTATTTACTGGATTTAGCGAAAAAATTGAAGATAGATAAGAAAAATGGGACTGAGAAAAAAACGATGGTTGGAAAAAATATCGCTTTGATTTTTGAGAAAACTTCTACTAGAACGAGATGTGCGTTTGAAGTGGGAGCTTATGACCAAGGGGCAAATGTCACTTACATTGGGCCTTCTGCATCACAAATTGGAGATAAAGAATCTATGGAAGATACTGCAAAAGTTTTGGGAAGATTTTATGATGGAATTGAATATCGAGGATACGGTCAAGAATTGGTCGAAACTTTGGCTGAACATTCGGGAGTGCCTGTTTGGAATGGACTTACAACTGAGTTTCATCCAACACAGATTTTGGCGGATTTTTTGACAATTACAGAGAAAAAAGGTAAATTGAAAGGAATAAAATTCGCATTTTTAGGCGATGGAAAAAATAATATGGCAAATTCTTTAATGATTGGTGCTGCCAAATTTGGAATGGATTTTAGAATTGTTTGTCCAAAAGAATATTTTCCTGAAGAAAAATTAGTTGAAAAAGCTAAAAAAATTGCCGAAAAAACTGGTGGAAAAATTTTGTTGACAGAAGATAAAATTGAAGGTGTGAAAGATGCCGATGTCGTTTATACTGATGTTTGGGTGTCGATGGGAGAACCAAAAGAAATTTGGAAAGAAAGAATCGACAAATTGCTTCCATACCAGGTAAATGCTGATTTAGTAAAGCATTGTTCAAACGATTACTTATTTATGCACTGTTTACCAGCGTTTCATGATTTAAATACGAAAGTTGCGAAAAATATTGAAAAAGAATATGGTTTGAAAGAAATGGAAGTTACTGACGAAGTTTTCAGAAGTAAAAATTCTGTTGTATTTGATGAAGCAGAAAATCGTATGCATACGATAAAGGCTGTGATGGTGGCAACTTTGGGAGAAGGAGAATATCCATTATAA
- a CDS encoding CRISPR-associated endonuclease Cas6, which yields MKYSILKFKRNEKHSMRDLEKLRGFLADKYKENVLFHNHLSDGYNYSYPKLQYKLIMNTLSVMGIGEEVIEINKKLFEEVDYLNIDGNFIFDIQKELEICDEEIKYTGDKMYEYRFVTPYLPLNEKNYAKYLKREYTLEQAITNNILEVLKGLGIWLDREDKIYVSQNLEIRSRDLKNVNMIAFIGSFSVNLKFPDYFSIGKRKSIGFGTFIKS from the coding sequence GTGAAATACTCAATATTAAAATTCAAAAGAAACGAAAAACACTCAATGAGAGATCTAGAAAAATTAAGAGGCTTTTTGGCAGATAAATATAAAGAAAATGTATTATTTCATAATCATTTATCAGATGGATATAATTATTCATATCCTAAGTTACAGTATAAATTGATTATGAATACACTTTCTGTGATGGGAATTGGTGAAGAGGTTATTGAAATAAATAAAAAACTTTTTGAGGAAGTTGATTATTTAAATATTGATGGAAATTTTATTTTTGATATTCAGAAAGAGCTGGAAATATGCGATGAAGAGATAAAATATACAGGCGATAAAATGTATGAGTATAGATTTGTGACGCCTTATTTGCCATTAAATGAAAAAAATTATGCAAAATACTTGAAAAGAGAATATACATTGGAACAAGCTATTACGAATAATATATTAGAAGTTTTAAAAGGATTAGGAATTTGGCTTGATAGAGAAGATAAAATTTATGTATCTCAAAATTTAGAAATAAGATCAAGAGATTTAAAAAATGTAAATATGATAGCGTTTATAGGAAGTTTCTCTGTAAATTTGAAATTTCCAGATTATTTCTCAATTGGGAAAAGGAAAAGTATTGGATTTGGAACTTTTATAAAATCATGA